A segment of the Corylus avellana chromosome ca2, CavTom2PMs-1.0 genome:
CAATTGATGGTAGGATTCCCCATTCTATTGGAATGCTAAAGGAATTGGGAGTTCTTGTGTTGGGAAACAATTCTCTATCCGGGAAACTACCCCTTCATTGGAAGGATTTACAGCAGTTAAAGATATTGGACTTAGTAGATAACAATATATCTGGCAATGTTCCAAGTTCAATGCGGCATCTTTGTTCACTAAAGGTATTATCATTGTGCCAAAATCAACTTGAGGGAGTGCTATCCCCTTTCTTTAGAAACTATAGAAACTTGCAAAACCTCGATCTTGGACGAAACAATTTCTCTGGAAAACTTTCAGCACATATAGGAGAAAGCCTACCATATTTATTGAGGTTAAGCCTAAGGTCCAACTTGTTTCATGGGAACATACCTCAAAAATTATGTCTCCTTTCACAACTTCAGATCCTAGACCTTGCACACAATTACTTTTTAGGAGCAATCCCTCAATGTTTAGGATACTTGAGTAGAGATGATAATGGCGGAGCAGACTATGAAGAACAAATGCTGCTGGTTTCTAAAGGAAGAGAAAATCTATATGGTGGTTCTATTATTGGTCTAGTCTATTCTTTAAACCTTTCGAGTGACAATTTATCGGGAGAAATACCTAATAATATTACAACCATCTCAAAATTGATCAACATGAATTTATCAATGAATCATctgttcatttatttatttattttaactttttgctGGAGATTGAtctgtgcattttatttttgttaatagtactagtatttttattttaattacttgaCGTTGTCATGCTACTTCCTTTCTGTTATTAGCTTCATGAATTGATGAAGTTTTGGCGAtcgatttaaaaattttggtttttgtgatttgtattgTTATGAAATTGATCAATAAGTGTTTCTtgttatttgaattttgtttgaaaatgagCGAGATTTTAAGTATATATGAATTAGGTTCACTTGTTATTGACAAAACGTACGTAAGAATAATTAGACCAAAGCAATCACATTCTTGGTCGACTTCATCTTTCAAATGCAAACCAATTCTGCTCAAGTTGGGCTTCCAaactagaaataaaaataagtccTGACATGCAAaacttaaattcataatttaatATCAAACAATCATTTTATACCCCAAACTATGTAGAAGTCATGCCAAAATTGCAGGGATTGCTTCCAATATGGATTATGAAACCACCTTTTTTTGGTACGTTTTTAATTTTGGACATCAGAAAATGGTATGTTCTCTTTAGAGAACTTTTATAACTAATACAAAAATTTACTTGAGCTACAAAATATGGTTTTCTTAGGTAGTGGGCTTTTATGGGTCTATTATGTTAGTAGATCCCTTagttgtaaatttgtaatgggTCTTTTAGGTTATTGATTAGGTCCTTTTTGTAGTCTTGCATTTTATTAGTAGTTTTATGGGTTTTGGTTGTTAGACAATTGTAACCGATTGGGTCTATAAGAATCAACCCAATCAACAATCAACTGAAAGGGGCCAAGAAAGAATATCTTATAATTTCAGGAGAAATTGTTCTTTATCATTTCAATACAAGTTTATCCAGTATTTCTATCATCAAATCATCTCCATCCTATAATTTCATGACCATCCATTCATCTAATAcatcaaaatccaaaaatatcattcaaacacaagaaaaatccataatatttggtatcaaagccaacgATCTTACCATGGCGGCAAACTGgcaaaagaaagaagcaaatCCGAGGCATCGGAGGCATCTAGATGTAGACCAGCGAAAGTTCCATTCTTAAGCATTTCCATGTAAAATGCAATTATCACCCAAAAAAAGCAACTTATGATAAGCAAAGATCAATATAGTATGAATCTGACCATGCTACGTACTCTTAAATAATTACTTTAATccaagttgaaaaaaaaaatgaagggcaaGAAATCAAAATAGCACAATTTAGTTTCAACATAACCATAGCATATAATTGTAAGcaagaaatcaaaatatatagTACAATTATTAGAAATTAAGTCAATGGCTCCATTTGTTATAACTTGTCGTTTGCTGTCTTAAACTTTAAATCTNNNNNNNNNNNNNNNNNNNNNNNNNNNNNNNNNNNNNNNNNNNNNNNNNNNNNNNNNNNNNNNNNNNNNNNNNNNNNNNNNNNNNNNNNNNNNNNNNNNNaaaaaaaaaaaaaaggtttattcaCCATGTTTATTTCAATACATAGAAAGGCTCATAACATAAACGAATTAAGGCTTTAGCTTGTCTTTAGCCAACTGCTTGTTCATCATATTTTCTATATGATGACAAATGGTTATTGGAAATTAAATGGGATGCAATAAAAGATGAAAATGTCTAACACAATTTAAAATCATTCATATAGATATATAAAGATTGGAGCATATATTGTTACAGTAACATGAAAAACTCACAATATATAAATGATGCATATTGAGGAAAGCCCCAATCGTGCCCATAGCCTCCTCAACTTTTCTCCGACTTGACCTTCCTTAGCAAGCGaacaattttgaccataacgAACAAAACAATCTTGTCTTCCAAATTATCAAAGCTTCGAAAGTAAGCTTGTCTCCATGACGTTTTAATAATCAGTGTGCCATAAACTCCCCAAAATCCAATAGTAAATCCAGCTGCCATGCTAATGTAGAACGAGAATGACCCAATATTCCTTCCATTTTCGTTGGCTACTCTGTTACCACCATTTGGTGTTACTCTAGGTTTAGTTTCATCCTCTGAACATTTGGTCGAAAGAGGAGGCCCACAGAGTAAAGAGTTTCCTTTGTAGATAGAAGGGTCATTAAGTGTTTCAAGTTGATTCccgcttggaatttttccagacaAGTTATTGAATGACAAATTCAAGTGACTTAAGAAATTCAAAGAAGACAAGCTTTGAGGGATAGGACCATAAAGCTCATTCATTGAGAGATCGAGTAATTCTAGCAGCTGTAAATTTCCAATTTTTCCAGGAATTCTTCCAGTGAGATGATTCATTGATAAATTCTGAGAAGTTTGTAATATTTTCAGGTATTTCTCCCGATAAATTGTTACTCGAAAGGTCTACAGAGTAgacaagattaaaaaaagacTGACCATATAGATATTCTACTCCTTTAGAAACCAACACCATTTGGTAATCATATCTTGGAAAAACAGCTTCATCACTTTGCTTATTTCTCAAGCTTCCTAAACATAGAGGGATTGCACCCGAAAAATCATTGTGTGCAAGGTCTAGGATCTGAAGATATGAAAGAAGACAAATTTTTTGAGGTATGTCCCCGTGAAAGAAGTTTGACCTTAGGCTTAACCTCAATAAATATGGTGAACTTTCACCCATCCATGCAGGTAGTTTTCCAGAGAATTTGTTTCCTCCAAGATCAAGGCTTTTCAAGTTTCTGTAATTTCTGAAGAAAGAGGGAAGCTCGCCCTCCAGATAATTTTGGGGCAATGACAATACATTTAGTGAACTCAGATGTCGCATTGAGTGGGGGAGTTTCCCAGATAGGGAATTGTTTCCCAAAATAAGGACATTCAATTCCTTCAGCATTCCTATTGCATAGGGAATTCTACCAGTGATTGAATTTGATGAGAGGTCCAACCAAGACAACTTGGGCAATAACTCACTTATGTTTTTTGGAATAGGTCCAGAAAACATATTATTCCCGAGATTTATGACTCTTAGATTACTTGGAAAAAGTGGAACTGGACCCTCTAAGTTGTTGTAACACAAATCAAAATAAGATGCTAAAgggtgaaattgaaagtatGGTACCTGCCTGCGTAGATTGTTATTAGATAGACTCCAATAGGTGACATTTGGGCAAGACTTCCAAAGGCCATGCGGAATGGTGTCAGAAATGCCAGCATGGTCGAGCACAAGAAAATTGagtttattttgtatttttagccAAGCTGAAAAATTTGGGCCGATCTGAacctttgataaaaaaatagattCCAGCTTAAAAGGAGGAACCCATTCATGTGTGACATCTAAAACCAAGGCCCCTTTTGCATTAACATTCGTAGACAACCTAAGAGATTTTAATCGGgtgagattttgaaaatgagcTTTAGTTAGGACACCTTCCCATGAATTCTCTGTTAGGTCCAATGAAACAAGCATTGACAATTTCCCGATGCTTTTTGGAATTGTTCCATTCAATTGATTATATGAGAGGGCAAGTGCTTGCAGTGATGACAAGTTCCCATCTTCAGTGCTACTGTTGAAACATTGAGACAAGCCATCCACAAACTCAGTTATCTCCCCATTTATATTGTTGGAATACATATATAATgcttgcaagttgcaaaggTTGGCAAATGAGTTTGGAATCCTTCCAATTAAATTGTTTCCAGCTAAATTCAAGACACGCAAGTTGGTTAGATGTCCCAGACCAACTGGAAGAGTACCTCTAAGCAAAGTGGACTTAAGTTTGATTGTTGAAAGCCCACTCACATTTGACAACCAGTGAGGTATGAAGGAGTTAAAATGGTTGTAAGAGAGATCAAGGACTGAAAGTAGTGTAAAATTGATGGAGGAAACAGAGTGAGGAAGACTAACAAGTCCACAGCCAACTAGGTGTAACTCCCGTAAGGAAGGAATCATATTAACCGCATGAAACCAATTTGGTACTTTCTCAAGATTTACAAAATTCATTCCAAGGTACTTAAGAGAAGGAAAAGCATCGACCCATTCTAGACTTTCGACCTCCAATCTTTGAGATGAAAAGTTATAGAAGTtaatggaaaatgaaaatgaattgaGGTCTAGATATTGGAGCCTTGAAAGATTCCAAAGATGGGAAGGAATAACTCCAGCAAacaatgagaaagagagattaagATACGTCAAACTTTCAAGGGAACCCAAAAACTTTGGAATATGGATTCCATCAAAATTATTCAAGCTTAGGTCAAAGTAACTCAAACACTTTAGATCATGTAAAGAAGAACTTATCTTGCCCCCAAGGCACGACTTGTTGTAAGCTTCCATCTCTTCATGCGAAAGAGATATATTTGGATCAACATGATAATAATTAAACGCCGGAAATGGGTTTCTGAGGTCAAGCTTGACGACATTTCCTGTGTTGTTGTCACAGCCAACACCTATCCAATTGCAGCAATTATCGCCAACCCAAGAAGAGAGACGACCCGATGGATCTGTAAGATTGTCTTTAAAGCTAAGAAGTGCTTTCCTCTCCACCTCTAAGCATCTCAAATTTGGGCTCTTGGTACATGAAATGGGTTTAATAAGTTGAAGGTAGGATGCAGTTCCAagcagagagaagaaaaaaaagggaatgaGTTGAAGAGCGGACATAAAGCCAATCATTCTGCCACTGAAATGCTtgtgaggcctaaggcatgcaTTGGGGTTCAAGTATTTATAGTAAGAATTCTAGGCTCTtgattagagaaaaaaattaataataataaaaaataaaataaaaaataaaaaataaaaaattctaggCACTTCTCTTTACACATGGCACAAATACATGCggtagtttttttaatttagagttAAATGATAGGCTAACAGTAACTTGTATAGTAATATGAAGTTATATCTATGCAGAGCtaaattaatctcaaatttCCTACTACAAATAATATacagatttttttaatatatatatatatattaaaaaaatgtatagttatatataattttgctttcaaaaaatttagataTATGTGATGCTACCGATTAAATGGCAGAGCCTCAGATTATAAGATAAAATTGTATGTGAACATGTTAATTAACTCAATAATtcaaagagtaatattatatttaatttgagGTTGTGATATATAATGGAAGGcacttaatttcaaaataaaaactactTTATTGACCGACTAAGAATAAATCCAAGAATGAATAGAGTTTAATTGGGAGTTTATCTCAATGTTTACAAAGACTCTATGCCTCAAGCCTTCGAATTTGGATCTTCTCCAATTTATTTGAACCAGAGAtcgaatatccagttagttacaatgaaagggtattttttttttccttaaaaagtgaaaagataaaaatacctaTAAAGTATAACTAACCGGATATTCTATGGTTCATTTGAAGTGAAGAGGATCATGTTCCCAAATCTTCACGAGGATTAATTTGCCTGTTAAATTTCGCATGGGCCACCTATATGATGTCAATAGTTTCGAGTGATAATCAATAAAGCTTATATCCACTTTCTTGACAGAGTAATTAAGACTAACTCCACTTActaatcaaaaataataataataactccaCTCACTTTTGactaacaataaataaaaataaaaaaataaaaaaaattgatataagaTAAGATGCAACATTTGGTATATTGGTCCGTCCACTTTAGGCTTTAAAGTTTGTGCGAATGCAAACACAATTGACCCCTAACTTcctatattaaataatatatcagCTGAGACTAATCTCTGATATATCAATATCTCTTCCAAcatcaaacatatatatgtaAATGAAGTCCATCCTTGTCCTCCTGAGCGATAATAACTGAAACAGATGACTTTTGACAATTAGAGTTTTAAGTAGGAATCAAATGTTAATTAAGAGactaattaaatttaacattagcATTACGCCTACTCTCATCCCAAACCTTCCTTGCCGAATCATCCAAATTTAGCATTACtgtataaatttatttattgattatttAGTTTCCATCTAAAACACTAAATGTTAAAACTGACTAAATGTTAAAATACCCATACCTAAAAAGTGGTTATGCGCAGGAACAGAACCAGGAAGTACTATGGGCAGGGGCCGGGCCAAggcataaattaaaattatttttgaagtgaaattaaaaatatattaagctCTTCGAATTTCATCCCGTTGATTAAGATCATAATCTCATATCTGATGACGCAATCTAGGATCAAACTCAAATGAACTAATATCAAATTGATTGGCATCAACTCTCGGAGGCTTTTTTGGagaattttcagaaattggAATATCAGAAATTAGCAATGATGTATCACCAACATTGGCATTTGAACTTtgtacattttttcttttgaaaaattcaagtaTTGTGTTTGGCTTTCCCATCAtctataaataaatttacatgatcatattggagtctttagaaaataaagaaaaaatatgcgTAGGTTAACAAACTCACAcaaaaaacaatataatataaatagcTTTCATGTATCAAATtctccaattaaatgtttaaattctaacaatcAATATTCTCAATAGttaataaccataatatccaaattacaagaCTACTTAGATTAGAAATTGAGCTTAGAATACTAACCTCAAAAAGTACAACTTACATTGAGTTATTTTGCACCGCTTCTAAATGGTTTTGTCATTTACGAGTTGTTGTTCTGCATGTGTTaggaaagacaaaaacaaattaacaactctctcattattttgatttgaattattgttaattttgtgaGTTGCAAgctaaagagataattaaaaaactcaagaatCAAGAATTTAAGGATCTCTTTGAGAGACCTTGTTTTACATTGAATAAATTGTTTTACACTCACagtaattacaatttttatgaaattaaaaattgccTTTAAGTAAATTACATTGATGTTGATCAAAAATTTCCCATATCTTCTTGGCTCTAACATCAATTTCTCTAAGATTTTCAGAAATTGACATGGGAGAATGAAATTTCTCTAACATCAATTTCTCTAAGTAAATTACATTGAAACTCATATTTCCTTCATACAGCCCAACCCACCACCAAGTACCCTGATCAGGTCCCTCACAATCCCAAAATGCTACAAAGAGTCTACTCTGTCATTTACGAACAATGTTAAGCTTGCAACTTTTGTTGGACTGAGAACCATCTAAGGAGGAAGTCAATTATTGCAAGGATTTAAGAACCTCTTTGATAGATTCACTCGACAATTATTTCTAGGATTTGGTTAACTTTTTCAATGCCTTGAGATAACTCGATATATTTTACTTGATTAATCGATATGATCATGTGGATAGACTATCAGTTGCCTCTTTATAATGGttataatatacatatttgtcTGTGTTTGTTGTGTGCATATGGAAAGAGACAATTGACATTAGATGATTACAAACACTCTAGAATATATTACTTCAATGATAAGTTGAGTATTTGTTGTCAAAAAGTGATTATTAACCAGTAATTAGGCAACTAGCTAGttctgaaataaaaataataaatgcaaAGATAGGTAATTACATTATTTGAGCATTTCTTAATCCAtatgaatcatatatattttgtagctCACGTCCATTTTTGTATTAGTTATATATAAAAGTTCTCTAAAAGAGTACATATATACCAGTTTCTgatatccaaaaataaaaacataacacaaaAGTTGTTGCATAATCCATATTTGAAGCAAGTAATTTTGGCTTGTTTTTTACATGGTTTGTACATAAAATGGGGGTttgatattaaattttgaaaaaaataaaaaattgcatctATCTAGTTTCCAAGCCCAACTTGAATAGAATTTGTTGCATTTAAATGATGAAGTTGACCTAGAATGTGCTCGCTTTGGTCTAACAAAAATGGTTTGATAtcttgagaaatgctatttggTAAACCCTCATATAATTGTCATACAACTATAGTAATATAACAGCGAAAATCaacctttaattttttctttttatgatttGCCTTTGCAACCAGACAATCCCACAAAAGTTGTCGAGTAGTCTTCATCTCTACTCCGCGTAGGGGCATGATGGATCTCAGTACATAATTTCTTAattgaccaaaaataaatccaagaaaataaaggagatgTAACATTTGCTATAAATCCGACAAAGGTTTGAAAGTTAATCTTAAATTCCACATGGGGGCCCCATGATGTGAATAATTTCCAAGTAATAATCCTAAGTCTATAATGTAGCTTAAGTTTTTGTTGACGGACTAAGAATAAATCCAAAAAAGATAGACCAACATAACTTATCTCAATACCAAGACTCCTCCCTTGAAGTCCTCTTCATACAAATTGCTTCTTAAATTCAACATATATAGGACCCCATCATgtcaaatcttttcttttgcaAGTCATATGATCAATAAAGCGTGTGGAATTAAGGCTTTGTCTTTCGCCAACCATTTGCGCACCATCTTAACCATTTAAACTTATATTGACACGTTACGAGTCAGTGCCATGGCAATGTGGCACGTCACTGGTTGGTGATGTGCCATATTGACCCGTCACCGAAATGGTGACGTGGAAATATGACACGTCACTATTTAGTGATGTGCCAATGTAGCATGTCACTAAATAATGACGTGTCATAATTCCACACGCCGTCATTTCTTTAAGTTTAAATATTCTTGGttttaatttaaagaattttaaatttagtgaCGTGTAACTTATCTCAATACCAAGACTCCTCCCTTCAAGTCCTCTTCATACAAATTGCTTCTTAAATTCAACATATATAGGACCCCATCATgtcaaatcttttcttttgcaAGTCATATGATCAATAAAGCGTGTGGAATTAAGGCTTTGTCTTTCGCCAACCATTTGCGCACCATCTTAACCATTTAAACTTATATTGACACGTTACGAGTCAGTGCCGTGGCAATGTGGCATGTCACTGGTTGGTGATGTGCCATATTGACCCGTCACCGAATGGTGACGTGGAAATATGACACGTCACTATTTAGTGATGTGCCAATGTAGCATGTCACTAAATAATGACGTGTCATAATTCCACACGCCGTCATTTCTTTAAGTTTAAATATTCTTGGttttaatttaaagaattttaaatttagtgaCGTGTAACTTATCTCAATACCAAGACTCCTCCCTTCAAGTCCTCTTCATACAAATTGCTTCTTAAATTCAACATATATAGGACCCCATCATgtcaaatcttttcttttgcaAGTCATATGATCAATAAAGGGTGTGGAATTAAGGCTTTGTCTTTCGCCAACCATTTGCGCACCATCTTAACCATTTAAACTTATATTGACACGTTACGAGTCAGTGCCGTGGCAATGTGGAACATCACTGGTTGGTGATGTGCCATATTGACCCGTCATCGAAATGGTGACGTGGAAATATGACACGTCACTATTTAGTGACGTCCCAATGTAGCATGTCACTAAATAATGACGTGTCATAATTCCACACGCCGTCATTTCTGTAAGTTTAAATATTCTTGGttttaatttaaagaattttaaatttagtgaCGTGTAGGATTggacacgtcactaattagtaacgtgtcaaatataacacatcactaattaatgacgtgtcaaatttgacacatcaataaaaattttagtgacgtgttacattttaacacgtcactaaTCCCTTAGCTCTTTGTAGTGAATTATGATGTCAATTATTTGCAATAATTCAAGTTCCCTACATTACACTTTGAGTCGTCTACTGGatattctctagttcaaataaaattgagaggatcctaatttCATCTCTTATACGCAAATAAACTCTACGTAAGTATGGGTTTGGCAATTAtcaataaatgactattaaatattaaaaaaaaaacacctgaCACTTATTAGattaggttaaaagaaatttcctttaaactgGTTTTGAGGAAATTTGTTTCTGTTATCGAATTAGTCACTATCTCCGTTTCCAACGTCACTAATCCctcagttttttgtagtgaattatGATGTCAATTATTTGCAATAATTCAAGTTCCCTACATTACACTTGGACTCGTctactggatattctccagttcaaatgaaatggagatgatcctaattcCATCTCTTATACGAAAATAAACTCTACGTAAGTATGGGTTTGACAATTAtcaataaatgactattaaaatattaaagaaaacatgtaagTGAGAACACTTGACATTTATTAGAttagattaaaagaaatttcctttaaactggttttgagaaaatttgtttATGTTATCGAATTAGTCTCTCTGTTTCCAATATTGTATTTATCAATttagtcccttttttttttttttttttttttaatttgattaatttgatcATCAACATTTAGATTGTCTTCAATACAGTTCATGAGCTTGAATGGGCCCGAAACAGGCCTGTATCGGCATGGTTATTATTAGAGGTGGNNNNNNNNNNNNNNNNNNNNNNNNNNNNNNNNNNNNNNNNNNNNNNNNNNNNNNNNNNNNNNNNNNNNNNNNNNNNNNNNNNNNNNNNNNNNNNNNNNNNgcaaatggatcttcaagaaaaaggaaggaatccTAGGTGTTGAAGATGCAAGGTTCAAGGCACGTTTGGTAGCAAAGGGCTATAGTCAAAGAGAAGGTATGGACTTCAATGAAGTCTTCTCTCCTGTTGTGAGACATAGTTCTATTCGTGTTTTGCTTGGCATGGTTGCTTTAAATGATTTGGAACTTGagcaacttgatgtgaaaactgcatttctgcatggtgagcttgaggaaaccatttacatgcatcagccagaagggttcattgttgaaggtaaagaagatcatgtttgtcAGTTGAGGAGGTCgttgtatggtttaaaacaatctcCAAGACAGTGGTACAAGCGCTTTGACAGCTTTATGATCGGACATGGTTACACAAGAAGTAGCTATGACAGCTGTGTGTATTACAGGCAATTGTCTGATGGTTCTTTTGCTTATTTGTTactctatgtggatgacatgcttattgctgctaaaagcatgttggagattaagagattgaaatctatgttgagtgatgagtttgaaatgaaggatttgggtgctgcGAAGAAAATCCTTGGTATGGAGATTCACAGGGATAGAAAAGTGGGAAAGTTGTACTTGTCACAGAAAaagtacattgagaaagtacttGAACGCTTTGGTATGCATAATTCTAAATCAGTGAGTACTCCACTTGCAGCTCATTTTAGACTCTCAGCAGCGTCAGCACCAcagagtgaggaggaggagcagttcATGTCACATGTTCCTTACTCCAGTGCAGTTGGAagcatcatgtatgctatggtgtgcACTCGTCCAGATATTTCACAGGCAGTCAGTGTTGTTAGTCGCTACATGGCGAATCCGGGCAAGGTTCACTGGCAggcagtgaaatggatactccgTTATTTACGGGGCACTACAGATGTTGGTTTAGTCTATGATAGAGGCAGTGGTATCAGTTCCAGTGTTACTGGTTATGTTGATtcagattatgctggtgatttggataaaagaagatctctgacaggttttgttttcactctctCGGGGTGTGCCATTAGTTGGAAAGCAACTTTACAGTCGACGGTTGCTTTATCCACTACGGAGGCAGAGTATATGGCAGCAGCAGAGGCAGCGAAAGAAGCTATTTGGCTCAGAGGTTTGGTTAGTGATCTGGGTTTGCAACAGGATGAGACtgttgtattttgtgatagCCAGAGCGCGatacatttgaccaaaaatcaaatgtatcatgagaggaccaaacacattgatgtcagatatcattttcttcgggaggtcgtgacacaaggtgatatcatagtgaagaaaattgctTCGGCGGAAAATCCAGCAGACATGTTGACTAAGCCACTTCCGATcctcaagttcaagcattgcttgggcttgattggtgtttgtcgtttgtaattacccttaggggtgttggaggagacgtcttgaggagatttgagttgaagacttgatgaaattcaagtcaaggtggagatttgtcAGATTTTGTGACttgttttcacaagtcttaccgtgggccccacaacagtatggcatcccatactctttgtcttgttttttttctctcccacacgtctctctttctctccatctattgagcttcttctagaagctttgagaAAAGGCTggctttgttttatttgaagccattcggtcatcAAGAAGGCAGAGAGGGCAGCAGCTACttta
Coding sequences within it:
- the LOC132169210 gene encoding receptor-like protein EIX2; protein product: MIGFMSALQLIPFFFFSLLGTASYLQLIKPISCTKSPNLRCLEVERKALLSFKDNLTDPSGRLSSWVGDNCCNWIGVGCDNNTGNVVKLDLRNPFPAFNYYHVDPNISLSHEEMEAYNKSCLGGKISSSLHDLKCLSYFDLSLNNFDGIHIPKFLGSLESLTYLNLSFSLFAGVIPSHLWNLSRLQYLDLNSFSFSINFYNFSSQRLEVESLEWVDAFPSLKYLGMNFVNLEKVPNWFHAVNMIPSLRELHLVGCGLVSLPHSVSSINFTLLSVLDLSYNHFNSFIPHWLSNVSGLSTIKLKSTLLRGTLPVGLGHLTNLRVLNLAGNNLIGRIPNSFANLCNLQALYMYSNNINGEITEFVDGLSQCFNSSTEDGNLSSLQALALSYNQLNGTIPKSIGKLSMLVSLDLTENSWEGVLTKAHFQNLTRLKSLRLSTNVNAKGALVLDVTHEWVPPFKLESIFLSKVQIGPNFSAWLKIQNKLNFLVLDHAGISDTIPHGLWKSCPNVTYWSLSNNNLRRQVPYFQFHPLASYFDLCYNNLEGPVPLFPSNLRVINLGNNMFSGPIPKNISELLPKLSWLDLSSNSITGRIPYAIGMLKELNVLILGNNSLSGKLPHSMRHLSSLNVLSLPQNYLEGELPSFFRNYRNLKSLDLGGNKFSGKLPAWMGESSPYLLRLSLRSNFFHGDIPQKICLLSYLQILDLAHNDFSGAIPLCLGSLRNKQSDEAVFPRYDYQMVLVSKGVEYLYGQSFFNLVYSVDLSSNNLSGEIPENITNFSEFINESSHWKNSWKNWKFTAARITRSLNE